From one Micromonospora siamensis genomic stretch:
- a CDS encoding F0F1 ATP synthase subunit delta has product MQAASRESYKVAAERLDAYVRGAEPSAVASTADDILSVAALLRREPRLRRALSDPARSGADRSGLLGDMLRGKISAEALDLLASLVSGRWSVPSELLGATERLGVEALLASADKAGDLGEVEDELFRFGQVVAGSPELSTVLSDPMAPAERRATLVDQLLAGKARPVTGHLVGTALAGFGGRSFTGALTRLVELAADRRDRQVAYVTVAAPLSDEEERRLGARLSEMYGREVSVRQTVDPEVLGGVSVRVGSDLYDGTVLRRLNETRNALAKS; this is encoded by the coding sequence ATGCAGGCCGCCAGCCGGGAGTCGTACAAGGTCGCGGCCGAGCGCCTCGACGCGTACGTCCGCGGCGCGGAGCCGTCGGCGGTGGCCTCCACCGCCGACGACATCCTCTCCGTCGCCGCCCTGCTGCGGCGCGAGCCGCGGCTGCGCCGGGCGCTGTCGGACCCGGCCCGCTCCGGTGCCGACCGCTCCGGCCTGCTCGGCGACATGCTGCGCGGCAAGATCAGCGCCGAGGCGCTGGACCTGCTCGCGTCGCTGGTCTCCGGCCGCTGGTCGGTGCCGTCGGAGCTGCTCGGCGCCACCGAGCGGCTCGGCGTCGAGGCGCTGCTGGCCAGCGCCGACAAGGCGGGCGACCTCGGTGAGGTCGAGGACGAGCTGTTCCGCTTCGGGCAGGTCGTCGCCGGTTCGCCGGAGCTCTCCACCGTGCTCTCCGACCCGATGGCCCCGGCCGAGCGCCGGGCCACCCTGGTCGACCAGCTGCTCGCCGGCAAGGCCCGGCCGGTCACCGGCCACCTCGTCGGCACCGCCCTGGCGGGGTTCGGCGGGCGCTCCTTCACCGGGGCGCTCACCCGGCTGGTCGAGCTGGCCGCCGACCGGCGGGACCGGCAGGTCGCGTACGTGACCGTGGCGGCCCCGCTGAGTGACGAGGAGGAGCGACGCCTGGGTGCCCGCCTCTCCGAGATGTACGGTCGAGAGGTTTCCGTCAGGCAGACGGTTGACCCCGAGGTGCTCGGTGGGGTGAGCGTGCGGGTCGGTTCCGACCTGTACGACGGCACCGTCCTGCGCCGCCTCAACGAGACCCGCAACGCGCTCGCGAAGAGCTGA
- a CDS encoding ATP synthase subunit c family protein → MYLAELNGSLSAVGYGLAAIGPGIGVGLVFAAYIQSTARQPESSRMTLPYVWIGFAVIEALALLGIAFGFVFK, encoded by the coding sequence ATGTACCTCGCGGAACTCAATGGCAGCCTCAGCGCCGTCGGTTACGGCCTCGCCGCCATCGGCCCCGGCATCGGTGTGGGTCTGGTCTTCGCCGCCTACATCCAGTCGACCGCGCGTCAGCCCGAGTCGTCCCGGATGACCCTGCCCTACGTCTGGATCGGCTTCGCCGTCATCGAGGCGCTCGCCCTGCTGGGCATCGCCTTCGGCTTCGTCTTCAAGTAA
- the atpB gene encoding F0F1 ATP synthase subunit A has protein sequence MFGQANVLAQGEANFPPSVEDFYLPSILPWGGHESYWFTKITLMVWIAVGILILFFLLSYRKPQLVPTKKQWFAESIYGFVRNNIAVDMIGHRGVAFAPYFTTLFCFILLTNLFAIVPGFQISPNSHIAFPAMLAVISYVMFIFVGIRQHGFAKYIKNSLVPPAPWYILPLLTPIEFMSTFLVRPFSLAVRLFANMFAGHMLLLVFTLGGFAMLNANALFAPVSLLSWVMTVALTFLEALVIVLQAYVFTVLTASYVQGSLADEH, from the coding sequence GTGTTCGGACAGGCGAACGTCCTGGCACAGGGCGAGGCAAACTTCCCACCCAGCGTGGAGGACTTCTACCTGCCCAGCATCCTGCCGTGGGGTGGGCACGAGTCCTACTGGTTCACCAAGATCACGCTGATGGTCTGGATCGCCGTCGGCATCCTGATCCTGTTCTTCCTGCTCAGCTACCGCAAGCCGCAGCTGGTGCCGACCAAGAAGCAGTGGTTCGCCGAGTCGATCTACGGCTTCGTGCGGAACAACATCGCGGTGGACATGATCGGGCACCGTGGGGTGGCCTTCGCGCCGTACTTCACCACACTGTTCTGCTTCATCCTGCTGACCAACCTCTTCGCGATCGTGCCCGGCTTCCAGATCTCGCCGAACTCGCACATCGCGTTCCCCGCCATGCTGGCGGTGATCAGCTACGTGATGTTCATCTTCGTCGGCATCCGGCAGCACGGCTTCGCGAAGTACATCAAGAACTCCCTGGTCCCGCCGGCGCCGTGGTACATCCTGCCGCTGCTGACCCCGATCGAGTTCATGTCGACCTTCCTGGTCCGGCCGTTCTCGCTCGCCGTGCGTCTCTTCGCCAACATGTTCGCCGGCCACATGCTGCTGCTGGTGTTCACCCTCGGCGGCTTCGCCATGCTCAACGCCAACGCCCTCTTCGCGCCGGTCTCCCTGCTCTCCTGGGTGATGACGGTCGCGCTCACCTTCCTCGAGGCGCTGGTCATCGTCCTGCAGGCGTACGTCTTCACGGTGCTGACCGCGAGCTACGTCCAGGGCTCGCTCGCCGACGAGCACTGA
- a CDS encoding AtpZ/AtpI family protein gives MADDQTPRPDGRPDDVPTGAGQGWTALSYLIAGMLVWGLIGWLVDRWLDTGGIATGIGVVLGMAGGIILVIRKLGTPT, from the coding sequence ATGGCTGATGACCAAACCCCCCGACCGGACGGTCGCCCGGACGATGTTCCGACCGGCGCCGGCCAGGGTTGGACCGCGCTCAGCTACCTGATCGCGGGCATGCTCGTCTGGGGCCTCATCGGCTGGCTGGTCGACCGGTGGCTCGACACCGGTGGCATCGCCACCGGGATCGGCGTCGTGCTCGGCATGGCCGGGGGGATCATCCTGGTCATCCGCAAGCTCGGCACGCCTACTTAG
- a CDS encoding serine hydroxymethyltransferase yields MENARDTFWGPDFQQLSAVDPEIAGVVLGELDRLRGGLQLIASENLTSPAVLAALGSTLTNKYAEGYPGRRYYGGCAEVDRAEEIGVARAKELFGAEHANLQPHSGASANLAAYAALVQPGDTVLAMDLPHGGHLTHGSRVNFSGKWFHPVGYTVRPDTELIDYDEVRDLARAHRPKMIICGATAYPRLIDFAAFREIADEVGAYLLVDAAHFVGLVAGGAIPSPVPHADVVTATTHKVLRGPRGGMILCRESLAQRIDKAVFPFTQGGPLMHAVAAKAVALREAAQPDFRAYAAQVVGNAQALAAGLADEGMRPVSGGTDTHLALVDLRRLGVTGAEAEARCEAAGITLNKNAIPYDPQKPMVASGIRVGTPSVTTQGMREGEMRRVAALVARAVRTDPGDPGGADELTRIAAEVTELVTAFPAYPRG; encoded by the coding sequence GTGGAGAACGCGAGGGACACCTTCTGGGGACCGGACTTCCAGCAGCTCAGCGCCGTCGATCCGGAGATCGCCGGGGTGGTGCTCGGCGAGCTGGACCGGCTGCGCGGCGGCCTCCAGCTGATCGCCAGCGAGAACCTGACCTCCCCGGCGGTGCTGGCCGCGCTCGGTTCCACGCTGACCAACAAGTACGCCGAGGGCTACCCCGGCCGGCGCTACTACGGCGGCTGCGCCGAGGTGGACCGGGCGGAGGAGATCGGCGTCGCCCGGGCGAAGGAGCTCTTCGGCGCCGAGCACGCCAACCTCCAGCCGCACTCCGGCGCGAGCGCCAACCTGGCCGCGTACGCCGCCCTGGTGCAGCCGGGGGACACCGTGCTGGCGATGGACCTGCCGCACGGCGGCCACCTGACCCACGGCAGCCGGGTGAACTTCTCCGGCAAGTGGTTCCACCCGGTCGGCTACACCGTGCGTCCGGACACCGAGCTGATCGACTACGACGAGGTGCGCGACCTGGCCCGGGCGCACCGGCCCAAGATGATCATCTGTGGGGCGACCGCCTATCCGCGCCTGATCGACTTCGCCGCGTTCCGGGAGATCGCCGACGAGGTCGGGGCCTACCTGCTGGTGGACGCGGCACACTTCGTCGGCCTGGTCGCCGGCGGGGCGATCCCGTCCCCGGTGCCCCACGCCGACGTGGTCACCGCCACCACGCACAAGGTGCTGCGCGGCCCGCGCGGCGGCATGATCCTCTGTCGGGAGTCGCTGGCCCAGCGGATCGACAAGGCGGTCTTCCCGTTCACCCAGGGCGGGCCGCTGATGCACGCCGTCGCCGCCAAGGCGGTCGCCCTGCGCGAGGCCGCGCAGCCCGACTTCCGGGCGTACGCCGCCCAGGTGGTCGGCAACGCGCAGGCGCTCGCCGCCGGGCTGGCCGACGAGGGGATGCGGCCGGTCTCCGGCGGCACCGACACCCACCTGGCCCTGGTCGACCTGCGCCGGCTAGGGGTCACCGGGGCCGAGGCGGAGGCGCGCTGCGAGGCCGCCGGCATCACGCTGAACAAGAACGCGATCCCGTACGACCCGCAGAAGCCGATGGTCGCCTCCGGCATCCGGGTGGGCACCCCGAGCGTCACCACCCAGGGCATGCGCGAGGGCGAGATGCGCCGGGTGGCGGCCCTGGTCGCCCGGGCGGTTCGTACCGATCCCGGCGACCCCGGGGGCGCCGACGAGCTGACCCGGATCGCCGCCGAGGTCACCGAGCTGGTCACCGCGTTCCCGGCGTACCCCCGTGGCTGA
- a CDS encoding F0F1 ATP synthase subunit B, with the protein MFFLAAEGGESTHNPIVPIWQELVVGTIAFAVLCFVLMKFVFPRMEQTFQARVDAIEGGIKRAEAAQAEANQLLEQYRAQLAEARTDAAKIRDDARADAEGIRQDILAKAREESDRVIQAGKDQLAAERATIVRELRTEVGTLAVDLASRIVGESLADEARRKGTVDRFLSGLESTGAR; encoded by the coding sequence ATGTTCTTCCTCGCCGCAGAGGGTGGTGAGTCGACCCACAACCCGATCGTGCCGATCTGGCAGGAACTCGTGGTGGGCACGATCGCCTTCGCCGTGCTCTGCTTCGTGCTCATGAAGTTCGTCTTCCCGCGTATGGAGCAGACGTTCCAGGCCCGGGTCGACGCGATCGAGGGTGGCATCAAGCGCGCCGAGGCCGCCCAGGCCGAGGCCAACCAGCTCCTCGAGCAGTACCGCGCGCAGCTCGCCGAGGCGCGCACCGACGCCGCGAAGATCCGGGACGACGCCCGGGCCGACGCGGAGGGCATCCGGCAGGACATCCTCGCCAAGGCGCGGGAGGAGTCCGACCGGGTCATCCAGGCCGGCAAGGACCAGCTCGCCGCCGAGCGGGCCACCATCGTGCGCGAGCTGCGCACCGAGGTGGGCACCCTCGCGGTCGACCTGGCCAGCCGGATCGTCGGTGAGTCGCTCGCCGACGAGGCGCGTCGCAAGGGCACCGTGGACCGGTTCCTGAGCGGTCTCGAGAGCACGGGGGCCCGCTGA